GAAATGCCGTAGGCCTGCACCAGCGCGAGCAGCACGGTGCCGTAGCGCGTGTACTGGTTGATGACCTTGCGGCCCTGTTCGCCTTCTTTTTTCAGCGCTTCCAGCGATGGGATGACCGACGTCATCAGCTGCATGATGATGGAGGCGGAGATGTAGGGCATGATGCCGAGCGCAAAGATCGCCATGCGCTGCACGGCACCGCCGGCGAACATGTTGAACATGCCAAGCACGCCCTTGCTCTGCGAGGAGAAGGCATGGGCGAAAGCGTCTGGATTGATACCGGGAAGCGGGATGTAGGTGCCGAGGCGATAGACGAGCAACGCGCCGATGGTGAACCAGATGCGTTTCTTCAGATCCTCCGCCTTGGCGAAGGCCGAGAAATTCAGATTCGAGGCTAGTTGTTCAGCAGCCGAAGCCATACCTGATTCTCCGCTTGGTAACGCTTGATGGCCCGTGAGGTCAGGCGGCGCGTTTCACCGAAGCTCACGAGATAAGCTCCGGGCTGTAAACATGCAAGCGGCCGCGTTGACGCGGCCGCCTAATTGAGCAGATCAAAGCGCAATCGTGAGTAAAAACAAATCCCACTCTTGCCGATCGCGCTTCAAATTGCCGTTACTCGGCAGCTGCCTTTTCGGGCAACTTGACCGAACCGCCGGCCTTCTCGATCTTTTCGATCGCGGCCTTGGAGGCACCGGCGACGTCGAAGGCCAGCTTGGCTTTGAGTTCGCCATCCGACAGCACGCGCACGCCGTCCTTGACGCGGCGGATGACACCGGCGGCGACAAGCGCCTCGGCCGTCACGGTTGCCTTGGCATCAAGCTTCTTGGCATCGACGGCTTCCTGGATGCGGGCCAGCGAGACGACAACGAAGCTCTTGGCGAAGATGTTGTTGAAGCCACGCTTCGGCAGGCGCCGATAAAGCGGCATCTGACCACCCTCGAAGCCGTTGACGGCGACGCCGGAGCGCGCCTTCTGGCCCTTGACGCCGCGACCGGCGGTCTTACCCGAACCGGAACCGATGCCCCGGCCGAGACGCTTCTTGGAATGCGTCGCGCCGTCCTTGTCACGCAGATCGTTGAGTTTCATCTTACTTCTCCTGCGCTTTGGCTCAGCCCTCGTCCACGACGCGGACGAGATGCTGGACGGCAGCGATCATGCCGCGCACGGAAGGCGTATCTTCCAGCGTGCGCTGCTTGTGCATCTTGTTGAGGCCGAGGCCGACCAGCGTCGCGCGCTGTTCCTTCGGACGGCGGATCGGCGAACCGATCTGCTCAACGGTGATGGTCTTGGTTGCTTTCTTGGCCATGGTCAAAATCCCTGGTCAGATCGACTATTCTTCAGCCGCAACGGCGGTGCCGCGGCGGGCCTGAAGGGTCGAATACTTGATGCCGCGCGCGGCAGCCACATCCTTGGGATGCATCTGGCTCTTCAGCGCGTCGAAAGTGGCGCGAACCATGTTGTACGGGTTCGACGAACCCATCGACTTGGCGACCACGTCATGCATGCCGAGCGTCTCGAAGACGGCGCGCATCGGGCCGCCTGCGATGATGCCGGTACCCTGCTTGGCGGCGCGCAACAGCACGCGTCCGGCGCCCCAACGTCCCTCGACGTCGTGGTGCAGCGTGCGGCCCGAGCGCAGCGGCACGAAGATCATGTCGCGCTTTGCCGACTCGGTTGCCTTGCGGATCGCTTCCGGCACTTCGCGCGCCTTGCCATGACCGAAGCCGACGCGGCCCTTCTGGTCGCCGACGACGACAAGTGCGGCGAAGCCGAAGCGGCGGCCACCCTTGACGACCTTGGCGACGCGGTTGATGTGGACCAGCTTGTCCACCATGCCGTCGTCACGCTCTTCGCGTTCACGCTCGCGGCCGCGGCCGCCTTCCCTACGTTCCTGTGCCATATCCTGTTCCTTGTTCTTTTCCGGAAGCACGGGTTGCTGATTGCCGGCGCCGCTTTGGGTCGCCGACGGTGAAAGTCATTTCAGAAGCTCAGGCCGCCTTCGCGAGCAGCTTCGGCCAGCGCCTTGACGCGGCCGTGATAGATATACGGGCCACGGTCGAAGACGACTTCCTTGACGCCGGCCTTGGTGGCGCGCTCGGCGATCAGTTTGCCGATCGCGGCGGCGGCAGCGGTATCGGCCCCGGTCTTGAGCGAACCCTTGAGATCCTTCTCCAGCGTCGAGGCAGCGGCGATGGTGTGGCCCTTGGCGTCGTCGATGACCTGCACGTAGATATTCTTCGACGTGCGGTGAACCGACAGACGCGGACGCTCGCCGGCGACTTTCCTGATCTGACGGCGAACGCGCTGCGCGCGGCGCTGTGTGGCTTCCTTGCTACCCATAATGGTCTTCCTTGCCTTCAAAAATCGGGGGCCGCCATATGCGGTAAGCGAAACCGCCTCCCGCGACCGCTCCCCGCGGCGTTACACTTCTTTGGCTTGGTCTTTTCCGAAAAGTCTGCAACTTTTCGGGGGCCAAGCCCACTACTTCTTCTTGCCTTCCTTGCGGACGATCTTCTCGCCAGCGTAGCGGACACCCTTGCCCTTGTAAGGCTCGGGACCACGGTACTCGCGGATCTCCGCGGCGACCTGGCCGACCTGCTGCTTGTCGATGCCGGTCACGGTGATTTCCGTCGGCTTCGGCACGGTGATCGTGACACCAGCCGGCGTCTCATAGACGACGTCGTGGCTGAAGCCAAGGGCGAGCTGCAGGTTCTTGCCCTGCATGGCGGCGCGATAGCCGACGCCGGTGATCTCGAGCTTCTTTTCGAAGCCGTCCTTGACGCCATGCAGAATGTTGACGATCTGCGTGCGCGACATGCCCCACTTGGAGCGGGCGGTCTTGGTCTGGTCGCGCGGCTGAACAGCGATCTCGCTGCCTTCCATCCTGACCAGGACTTCGTCGTTCACCACGAACTTCAGCTCGCCCTTGGGGCCCTTCGCCGTCACGGTCTGGCCGTTGACGGTCGCGGTCACGCCCTGCGGCAGCGAAACGGGTTTCTTTCCAATACGAGACATTTTGTTGTCCTCGTCACTTCTCTTGTTTCAGGTCTCTGTCTTCGGAACGATCCGAAGACCGGATTCCACTTTGCGGTCAGCTGCCAGATCAGAAGATCTGGCAGAGGATCTCGCCACCGACGTTCTGTTCGCGTGCTTCGTGGTCGGCCATCACGCCCTTCGGTGTCGAAAGGATGGCGATGCCGAGGCCGTTGGCGACGTGCGGGATCGACTTGGCCGAGACGTAAACGCGGCGGCCCGGCTTCGAGACGCGGGCGATTTCGCGCACGACCGGCGCACCGTCGAAATACTTCAGCTCGATTTCGATTTCGGACTTGCCGTTGTCGAAGTCGGTCTGGCTGTAGTCGCGGATATAGCCTTCAGCCTTCAGCACGTCGAGGACGCGGGTGCGCAGACGCGAGGCCGGGGTCGAGACACTCGACTTCTTGCGGCCGTAGGCGTTGCGGATGCGGGTCAGCATATCGCCGAGAGGATCGCTCAATGACATGTTATGTCCTCCTTACCAGCTCGACTTGACCAGGCCCGGGATCTGGCCGTTATTGCCGAGATCACGAAGCGCGATGCGCGATACTTTGAGCTTGCGATAGTAGGCACGCGGACGGCCGGTGACTTCGCAGCGGTTGCGGATGCGGATCTTGGCCGAGTTGCGCGGCAGGGCAGCAAGCTTGAGCTGAGCGCGGAAGCGCTCCTCCATCGGCTTGGACTGATCCATGATGATCGCCTTCAGCGCAGCGCGCTTGGGACCGTACTGGTCGGCAAGCTTGCGGCGCCTGTTGTTCTTCTCGACTGAGCTGGTCTTTGCCATTTCAGATTTTTCCTTTTCTCGCTGCCGTTACTGGCGGAAGGGGAAGTTGAAGGCCTTGAGCAATGCCCTGGCTTCGTCGTCCGTCTTCGCAGTCGTACAAACGATGACGTCCATGCCCCAGATCTGATCGACCTTGTCGTAGTTGATCTCCGGGAACACGATGTGCTCCTTGATGCCCATGGCGTAGTTGCCACGGCCATCGAAGCTCTTGGGGTTCAGTCCGCGGAAGTCGCGGACGCGCGGCAGCGCGATGTTCACGAGGCGGTCGAGGAACTCGTACATACGTTCCTTGCGCAGCGTGACCTTGGCGCCGATCGGCATGTTCTCGCGGACCTTGAAGCCAGCGATGGAATTGCGGGCGCGGGTGACGACGGCCTTCTGGCCGGCGATCATTGCCAGGTCTTCGGCCGCGACCGAAGGCTTCTTGGAATCGGCGGTCGCTTCGCCGACGCCCATGTTCAGCACGATCTTGTCGAGGCGCGGAACCTGCATGTCGTTGTCGTAGCCGAACTGCTCCTGCAGCGCCTTGCGGATGGTCTCGTTGTAGACCTGCTTCAGGCGCGGCGTGTTGGCGGCAGTCGCCTGCTTGGTTTGAGACTTAGCCATTGATGACTTCTCCCGAGCGCTTGGCGACGCGCACTTTCTTGCCGTCCTTCTGGAAGGTGAAACCAACGCGGGTCGGCTTGCCATCCTTGGGGTCGGCCAGCGCGATGTTCGACAGATTGATCGGCGCTTCCTTGGTGATGATCCCGCCCTCTTGGGACTGGGTCTGCTTCTGGTGACGACGGATCATGTTGACGCCGCGCACCAGCGCGGTGTCATCCTTCGGCTGAACCGAGAGGACTTCGCCCGAACGGCCCTTGTCCTTACCGGCAAGCACGACGACCTTGTCGCCTTTTCTGATCTTTTGCATTGGTCCGGCTCCTTACAGCACTTCAGGCGCGAGCGAGATGATCTTCATGTGGTTCTTGGCGCGGAGTTCGCGCGGAACCGGTCCGAAGATACGCGTGCCGATCGGCTCTTTCTTGTTGTCGACGAGAACGGCCGCGTTCTTGTCGAAACGGATCACGCTGCCGTCCGGGCGGCGGATGTCCTTGGCCGTGCGAACCACGACCGCCTTCATCACATCGCCCTTCTTAACGCGGCCGCGCGGAATGGCTTCCTTGATCGACACCACGATGATGTCGCCCACGGAAGCGTATTTCCGCTTCGAGCCGCCCAGCACCTTGATGCACATGACACGACGCGCGCCGGAATTATCCGCGACGTCGAGGTTTGTTTGCATCTGAATCATGACTGGCCGCCTTCTTCTTTTCTAACGGGACGGGCTCGAAGCCCCTCCCCGGTCTGTCCAAAATTCGTTGTTTACGCCCAGAGGTCAGGCTTGGTCCGAAGACACGACGATCCAGCGCTTGTCCTTGGAAATCGGCTTCGATTCCTGGATGAACACCTGATCACCAACCTTATGGGCGTTGTTCTCGTCGTGCGCCTTGTACTTCTTGGTCATGCGCACGGTCTTCTTCATCACGGGATGCGTGAAGCGCCGTTCGACCTTGACGACAACCGTCTTCTCGTTCTTGTCGCTGACGACGGTGCCCTGCAGAATGCGCTTTGGCATGGTTTTCGTCCTTAAGCCTTCTTGGCCGCGGACTTTTCCGCAGCGATGGTCTTGATACGCGCAATGTCCTTGCGGACCTGCCTCACGCGCGCGGTCTTCTCGAGCTGGCCGGTGGCCTTCTGGAAGCGCAGGTTGAACTGCTCCTTCTTCAGGCTGGCTAGGTCGTCGGTCAGCTGGTCCTGGGTCTTGGTCCGGATGTCTTCGGCTTTCATGATCAGCCCGTCCTTATTCTGCGATGCGCTGTACGAAGCGCGTCCTGACCGAGAGCTTGGCCGCGCCGAGACGCAGCGCCTCACGGGCGGTTTCTTCACTGACGCCGTCGATCTCGAACATGATGCGGCCCGGCTTGACGCGCGCCGCCCAATAGTCGACCGCGCCCTTGCCCTTGCCCATGCGGACTTCGGTCGGCTTCGACGTGACCGGCAGATCCGGGAAAATACGGATCCAGACGCGGCCAGCACGCTTCATTTCGCGAGTGATCGCGCGGCGGGCCGCCTCGATCTCACGCGCGGTGACGCGGTTCGGCTCAAGCGCCTTCAGCCCGAAACCACCGAAATCCAGGTTGGTGCCGCCCTTTGCGGTACCATGGATGCGGCCCTTGAACTGCTTGCGGAACTTTGTGCGCTTTGGCTGCAGCATCGTTCTAACTCCAAATTCCTAAATGTCTCAGGCGTTCTCGCGACGACGACCGCGTTCGCGCTCGCCACCACCGCCATGCGAATGATCACCCTCGGTGGCGCGACGCTCCGAAGCCATCGGGTCGTGCTCGAGGATCTCGCCCTTGAACACCCAGACCTTGACGCCGCAGATGCCGTAAGCCGTATTCGCCTCGGCCGTGCCGTAGTCGACATCGGCGCGCAGCGTGTGCAGCGGCACGCGGCCTTCGCGGTACCATTCCATGCGCGCGATTTCGGCGCCGCCGAGACGGCCCGAGCAGTTGATGCGGATGCCTTCGGCACCGAGACGCATCGCCGACTGCACGGCGCGCTTCATGGCGCGGCGGAACGCGATGCGGCGCTCGAGCTGCTGGGCGATCGACTGGGCGACCAGGGTCGCGTCGATTTCCGGCTTGCGCACCTCGACGATGTTGAGGTGCGTTTCGGACTTCGTCATCTCCATCAGCTTCTTGCGAAGCTTTTCGATGTCGGCGCCCTTCTTGCCGATGATCAGACCCGGGCGCGCGGCATGGATGGTGACGCGGCACTTCTTGTGCGGGCGCTCGATCACGACTTTCGAGATCGCGGCCTGCTTGAGTTCCTTCTCAAGATACTTGCGGATCTTGATGTCCTCATGCAGCAGCTTGCCGTACTCGCCGGTGTTCGCGAACCAGCGCGAATCCCAGGTGCGGTTGATGCCGAGGCGAAGACCGATCGGATTGACTTTCTGGCCCATTATGCGGCCTCCCCTTTTTCTTCGACTTCACGAACGACGATCGTGAGGTGCGAGAACGGCTTCTCGATACGGCTGGCGCGACCGCGGCCACGAGCGTGGAACCGCTTCATGACGATCGACTTGCCGACATAGGCTTCCGCCACGATCAGCGCATCGACGTCGAGGTCGTGGTTGTTTTCCGCGTTGGCGATCGCCGACTCCAAGGTCTTCTTGACCGTGCCGGAAATCCGCTTGGCCGAGAATTCCAGGTCGGAAAGCGCTGTCGCGACCTTCTTGCCGCGGATCAGCGCGGCAACCAGGTTCAGCTTCTGCGGGCTGATACGGATCGTGCGCAGAACGGCGCGCGCTTCGTTGTCAGCAAGACTGCGCGGAGCTTTGGCCTTGCCCATGATTATTTCCTCTTCGCCTTCTTATCCGCGCCGTGACCGTAGTAGGTCCGCGTCGGAGCGAATTCACCGAACTTGTGGCCGACCATGTCCTCGTTCACGGAGACGGGAACATGCTTCTGGCCGTTGTAGACACCGAAGGTGAAGCCGACGAACTGCGGCAGGATGGTGGAGCGACGGCTCCACATCTTGATCACCTCATTGCGACCACCTTCACGAACCTTGTCCACCTTCTTGAGAAGGTAGCCGTCGATGAAGGGGCCTTTCCAAATAGAACGAGTCACTTGGCGTTACCTCTTCTTAGCTCTTGCGCTGATGGCGCGAGCGCAGGATGAACTTGTCGGTCGCCTTGTTGGACCGCGTCTTCTTGCCCTTGGTCGGCTTGCCCCACGGGGAAACCGGATGGCGACCACCGGAGGTGCGGCCTTCGCCGCCGCCGTGCGGGTGGTCAACCGGGTTCATGGTCACGCCGCGATTGTGCGGACGCTTGCCGCGCCAAACCGTGCGACCGGCCTTGCCGTCGTTGATGTTGCCGTGGTCGGGGTTCGACACGGCACCGACGGTGGCCATGCAGGAGCCGTGAACGACACGCTGCTCGCCCGAGTTGAGGCGCAGGATCGCCATGCCCTGGTCGCGGCCGACGAGCTGGGCGTAACCGCCAGCCGAACGGGCAACCTGGCCACCCTTGCCCGGCTTCAGCTCGATGTTGTGGACGATCGTGCCGACCGGCATCGCGGCTAACGGCATCGCATTGCCCGGCTTCACGTCGACCGCTTCGCCAGCCACGATCTTGTCGCCGGCGGCAAGGCGCTGCGGGGCGATGATGTAGGACAGCTCGCCATCGTCATACTTGATCAGTGCGATGAAGGCGGTGCGGTTCGGATCGTATTCAATGCGCTCGACCGTGCCGACGACGTCGAACTTGCGGCGCTTGAAGTCGATGATGCGGTACGAACGCTTGTGACCACCACCGATGAAACGGGCGGTGATGCGGCCGTAGTTGTTGCGGCCGCCCGACTTGGTCAGGCCTTCGGTCAGACCCTTGACGGGTTTGCCCTTGTAGAGGCCCGAGCGGTCGACGATGACCAGCTGGCGGGTGCTCGGCGTTACCGGGTTGAATTTTTTCAGTGCCATGTTCTTGTCCTCGCGGCCTTGCTCAGAGACCCGTCGCGACGTCGATCGACTGGCCGTCGGCCAGCGTCACAACCGCCTTCTTGACGTCGCTCTGGCGGCCGATCGTGCCGCGGAAGCGCTTGATCTTGCCCTTGCGGACAAGCGTGTTCACGGCCATCACCTTGACGCCGAACAGCGCTTCGACGGCGGCCTTGATTTCCGGCTTCGACGCCTTCTTGGCGACGTTGAAGACGACCTGGTTCTGCTCGGAAGCCATGGTCGACTTTTCGGTGATCGCCGGGCTGACGATCACGTCGTAGTGACGAAGGTCGGTCATTTAAAGCGCTCCTCGAGAGCCTCGACGGCGGCCTTCGAAAGGACCAGCGTGCCGCGGCGCAGAATGTCGTAGACGTTGATGCCCTGGATGGGCAGCACGTCGATGTTGGGGATGTTGGTCGCGGCCAGCTTGAAGTTCTGGTCAAGCTCGGCGCCACCAATCACCAGGGCGCTGGTCAGGCCCAGCGTCGCGAAATTCGCGACCAGTGCCTTGGTCTTGGCCTCGGTCAGCTTCAGCTCGTCGATGACGATGATCGAAGCGCTCTTGGCCTTGGCCGAGAGGGCGTGCTTGAGGCCAAGCGCGCGAACCTTCTTCGGCAAATCGTGCTCGTGGCTGCGAACGACCGGGCCGTGGGCCTTGCCGCCGCCGCGGAACTGCGGAGCGCGTGCGGAGTGGTGACGGGCGCGGCCCGTACCCTTCTGCTTGTACATCTTGGCGCCGGTGCGCGCGATTTCGGCGCGACCCTTGGCCTTGTGCGTGCCCTGCTGCTTCTTGGCAAGCTGCCAGCGCACGACGCGCTGCAGGATGTCCTCGCGCGGATCAAGGCCGAAAATCTCCTCGGAGAGTTCCACCTTGCCGGCGTCCTTGCCGCCAAGCGTTGTGATCTTGAGATCCATTATTCCGCTCCCTCTGTGGCCGGAGCCTCATTCTTCGTGGCGACGCGGATCGCGGCAGGCTTCGGCGCATTGGCCGGAAGCGCAACCTTGGCAGCGTCGCGAACCAGGATCCAGGCACCCTTGGTGCCGGGAACCGCGCCGCGGATCAGGATCAGGCCGCGATCAGCATCGGTCGAAACGATCTCGACGTTCTGCGTGGTGACGCGGGTGTCGCCCATGTGGCCGGCCATCTTCTTGCCCTTGAACACCTTGCCGGGGTCCTGGCGCTGGCCGGTCGAGCCGTGCGTACGGTGCGAGACCGAGTTACCGTGGGTCGCGCGGCCACCACCCATGTGGTGACGCTTGATGACGCCCTGAAAACCCTTGCCGATCGTCGTGCCGGTGACGTCGACCTTCTGGCCGGCGACAAAGTGCTCGACCGTGATCTCGGCGCCGACATCGATCATGTTGTCGGCGGAGACGCGGAACTCGGCGAGCTTCGCCTTCGGCTCGACGGAAGCGGTCGCGAAATGGCCGCGCATCGCCTTCGACGTGTTCTTCACCTTGGCAAGGCCAACGCCGAGCTGAACGGCGGTGTAGCCATTCTTCTCCTGCGTGCGCTGTGCCACGACCTGGCAGTTCTCCATCTGGAGAACGGTGACGGGAACATGTTCCCCGGCATCGTTATAGATGCGGGTCATTCCCACCTTCTTTGCAATCACACCTGAACGCATCGGTTCAATTCCTTTAGAGTTCCGGGCCAGGGGCACCGCCCCTTACCGCGCTCTCGTTCCCTTAGAGCTTGATCTCGACGTCGACGCCGGCGGCCAGATCGAGCTTCATCAAAGCATCGACGGTCTGCGGGGTCGGATCGACGATGTCGAGCAGACGCTTGTGCGTGCGCATCTCGAACTGCTCGCGGCTCTTCTTGTCGACGTGGGGCGACCGGTTCACCGTGAATTTTTCGATCCGCGTCGGCAGCGGAATGGGGCCGCGGACGTTGGCGCCGGTGCGCTTGGCCGTCGACACGATTTCGCGCGTCGAGGCGTCGAGCACCCGGTGGTCAAACGCCTTCAGGCGGATGCGGATATTCTGTCCGTTCATGCGTCACTTCCTTGTTCTGGCGCGGCGCGGGCAACTACCGCGCCCGCGACAGATCGGTTTAAGTCCAAATTATTCTTTGATGGTGACGACGATGCCGGCACCGACGGTGCGGCCGCCTTCACGGATGGCGAAGCGCAGCTTCTCTTCCATGGCGATCGGCACGATCAGCTCGACATCGACCGTGATGTTGTCGCCGGGCATCACCATCTCGGTGCCGGCCGGCAGCGACACGATGCCGGTCACGTCGGTCGTGCGGAAGTAGAACTGCGGACGGTAGTTGGTGAAGAACGGCGTGTGACGGCCACCCTCGTCCTTGGTCAGGATGTAGGCTTCGGCCACGAACTTCTTGTGCGGCTTCACCGTGCCGGGCTTGGCCAGAACCTGGCCGCGCTCGACGCCTTCACGGTCAACGCCGCGCAGCAGCGCGCCGATGTTGTCGCCGGCCTGGCCCTGGTCGAGCAGCTTGCGGAACATCTCGACGCCCGTGCAGGTCGTCTTGGTCGTCGGACGGATGCCGATGATTTCGAGTTCCTCGCCGACCTTGACCACGCCGCGCTCGACGCGGCCGGTGACGACCGTGCCGCGGCCCGAGATCGAGAACACGTCCTCGATCGGCATCAGGAACGGCTTGTCGAGCGGACGGACCGGCGTCGGGATGTAGGCGTCGACCTGAGCCATCAGCTCGCGGATCGCGTCCTCGCCGATCGTCTTGTTCGAATCCTCGAGCGCGGCCAAGGCCGAACCCTTGACGATCGGAATGTCGTCGCCGGGGAATTCGTTCTTCGACAGCAGCTCGCGCACCTCGAGCTCGACCAGCTCCAGCAGCTCGGCGTCATCGACCTGGTCGACCTTATTCAAAAACACCACGATCGACGGCACGCCGACCTGGCGGGCGAGCAGGATGTGCTCGCGGGTCTGCGGCATCGGGCCGTCGGCGGCCGACACCACCAGGATCGCGCCGTCCATCTGCGCCGCACCGGTGATCATGTTCTTCACATAGTCGGCGTGGCCGGGGCAGTCGACGTGCGCATAGTGGCGGTTGGCCGTCTCGTATTCGACGTGAGCCGTCGAGATCGTGATGCCGCGCGCCTTCTCTTCCGGCGCCGCATCGATCTGGTCGTAGCGCTTGTATTCGCCAAAATACTTCGTGATCGCCGCCGTCAGCGACGTCTTGCCATGGTCAACGTGACCAATCGTGCCGATGTTCACATGAGGCTTAGTGCGCTCGAATTTACCTTTTGCCATGTGATGTCTCCATTTCCTGCTCGCCCATGCGGGCTTTGAATTGCGTTATCGCGGCAGCTCTTTCGAGTTACGCGTATTTCTTCTGGACTTCCTGGGCGACTGCAGTCGGGACCGGCTCGTAGTGGTCGAACTGCATCGTGTAGGCCGCGCGGCCCTGGCTCATCGAGCGCAGGTTGT
The genomic region above belongs to Mesorhizobium sp. B4-1-4 and contains:
- the rplO gene encoding 50S ribosomal protein L15, translating into MKLNDLRDKDGATHSKKRLGRGIGSGSGKTAGRGVKGQKARSGVAVNGFEGGQMPLYRRLPKRGFNNIFAKSFVVVSLARIQEAVDAKKLDAKATVTAEALVAAGVIRRVKDGVRVLSDGELKAKLAFDVAGASKAAIEKIEKAGGSVKLPEKAAAE
- the rpmD gene encoding 50S ribosomal protein L30 encodes the protein MAKKATKTITVEQIGSPIRRPKEQRATLVGLGLNKMHKQRTLEDTPSVRGMIAAVQHLVRVVDEG
- the rpsE gene encoding 30S ribosomal protein S5; the protein is MAQERREGGRGREREREERDDGMVDKLVHINRVAKVVKGGRRFGFAALVVVGDQKGRVGFGHGKAREVPEAIRKATESAKRDMIFVPLRSGRTLHHDVEGRWGAGRVLLRAAKQGTGIIAGGPMRAVFETLGMHDVVAKSMGSSNPYNMVRATFDALKSQMHPKDVAAARGIKYSTLQARRGTAVAAEE
- the rplR gene encoding 50S ribosomal protein L18; translation: MGSKEATQRRAQRVRRQIRKVAGERPRLSVHRTSKNIYVQVIDDAKGHTIAAASTLEKDLKGSLKTGADTAAAAAIGKLIAERATKAGVKEVVFDRGPYIYHGRVKALAEAAREGGLSF
- the rplF gene encoding 50S ribosomal protein L6; this translates as MSRIGKKPVSLPQGVTATVNGQTVTAKGPKGELKFVVNDEVLVRMEGSEIAVQPRDQTKTARSKWGMSRTQIVNILHGVKDGFEKKLEITGVGYRAAMQGKNLQLALGFSHDVVYETPAGVTITVPKPTEITVTGIDKQQVGQVAAEIREYRGPEPYKGKGVRYAGEKIVRKEGKKK
- the rpsH gene encoding 30S ribosomal protein S8, giving the protein MSLSDPLGDMLTRIRNAYGRKKSSVSTPASRLRTRVLDVLKAEGYIRDYSQTDFDNGKSEIEIELKYFDGAPVVREIARVSKPGRRVYVSAKSIPHVANGLGIAILSTPKGVMADHEAREQNVGGEILCQIF
- the rpsN gene encoding 30S ribosomal protein S14 — protein: MAKTSSVEKNNRRRKLADQYGPKRAALKAIIMDQSKPMEERFRAQLKLAALPRNSAKIRIRNRCEVTGRPRAYYRKLKVSRIALRDLGNNGQIPGLVKSSW
- the rplE gene encoding 50S ribosomal protein L5, with product MAKSQTKQATAANTPRLKQVYNETIRKALQEQFGYDNDMQVPRLDKIVLNMGVGEATADSKKPSVAAEDLAMIAGQKAVVTRARNSIAGFKVRENMPIGAKVTLRKERMYEFLDRLVNIALPRVRDFRGLNPKSFDGRGNYAMGIKEHIVFPEINYDKVDQIWGMDVIVCTTAKTDDEARALLKAFNFPFRQ
- the rplX gene encoding 50S ribosomal protein L24, translating into MQKIRKGDKVVVLAGKDKGRSGEVLSVQPKDDTALVRGVNMIRRHQKQTQSQEGGIITKEAPINLSNIALADPKDGKPTRVGFTFQKDGKKVRVAKRSGEVING
- the rplN gene encoding 50S ribosomal protein L14, producing MIQMQTNLDVADNSGARRVMCIKVLGGSKRKYASVGDIIVVSIKEAIPRGRVKKGDVMKAVVVRTAKDIRRPDGSVIRFDKNAAVLVDNKKEPIGTRIFGPVPRELRAKNHMKIISLAPEVL
- the rpsQ gene encoding 30S ribosomal protein S17 produces the protein MPKRILQGTVVSDKNEKTVVVKVERRFTHPVMKKTVRMTKKYKAHDENNAHKVGDQVFIQESKPISKDKRWIVVSSDQA
- the rpmC gene encoding 50S ribosomal protein L29, producing the protein MKAEDIRTKTQDQLTDDLASLKKEQFNLRFQKATGQLEKTARVRQVRKDIARIKTIAAEKSAAKKA
- the rplP gene encoding 50S ribosomal protein L16, with amino-acid sequence MLQPKRTKFRKQFKGRIHGTAKGGTNLDFGGFGLKALEPNRVTAREIEAARRAITREMKRAGRVWIRIFPDLPVTSKPTEVRMGKGKGAVDYWAARVKPGRIMFEIDGVSEETAREALRLGAAKLSVRTRFVQRIAE
- the rpsC gene encoding 30S ribosomal protein S3, coding for MGQKVNPIGLRLGINRTWDSRWFANTGEYGKLLHEDIKIRKYLEKELKQAAISKVVIERPHKKCRVTIHAARPGLIIGKKGADIEKLRKKLMEMTKSETHLNIVEVRKPEIDATLVAQSIAQQLERRIAFRRAMKRAVQSAMRLGAEGIRINCSGRLGGAEIARMEWYREGRVPLHTLRADVDYGTAEANTAYGICGVKVWVFKGEILEHDPMASERRATEGDHSHGGGGERERGRRRENA
- the rplV gene encoding 50S ribosomal protein L22; the protein is MGKAKAPRSLADNEARAVLRTIRISPQKLNLVAALIRGKKVATALSDLEFSAKRISGTVKKTLESAIANAENNHDLDVDALIVAEAYVGKSIVMKRFHARGRGRASRIEKPFSHLTIVVREVEEKGEAA
- the rpsS gene encoding 30S ribosomal protein S19 gives rise to the protein MTRSIWKGPFIDGYLLKKVDKVREGGRNEVIKMWSRRSTILPQFVGFTFGVYNGQKHVPVSVNEDMVGHKFGEFAPTRTYYGHGADKKAKRK
- the rplB gene encoding 50S ribosomal protein L2, translating into MALKKFNPVTPSTRQLVIVDRSGLYKGKPVKGLTEGLTKSGGRNNYGRITARFIGGGHKRSYRIIDFKRRKFDVVGTVERIEYDPNRTAFIALIKYDDGELSYIIAPQRLAAGDKIVAGEAVDVKPGNAMPLAAMPVGTIVHNIELKPGKGGQVARSAGGYAQLVGRDQGMAILRLNSGEQRVVHGSCMATVGAVSNPDHGNINDGKAGRTVWRGKRPHNRGVTMNPVDHPHGGGEGRTSGGRHPVSPWGKPTKGKKTRSNKATDKFILRSRHQRKS
- a CDS encoding 50S ribosomal protein L23, translated to MTDLRHYDVIVSPAITEKSTMASEQNQVVFNVAKKASKPEIKAAVEALFGVKVMAVNTLVRKGKIKRFRGTIGRQSDVKKAVVTLADGQSIDVATGL
- the rplD gene encoding 50S ribosomal protein L4, giving the protein MDLKITTLGGKDAGKVELSEEIFGLDPREDILQRVVRWQLAKKQQGTHKAKGRAEIARTGAKMYKQKGTGRARHHSARAPQFRGGGKAHGPVVRSHEHDLPKKVRALGLKHALSAKAKSASIIVIDELKLTEAKTKALVANFATLGLTSALVIGGAELDQNFKLAATNIPNIDVLPIQGINVYDILRRGTLVLSKAAVEALEERFK
- the rplC gene encoding 50S ribosomal protein L3, encoding MRSGVIAKKVGMTRIYNDAGEHVPVTVLQMENCQVVAQRTQEKNGYTAVQLGVGLAKVKNTSKAMRGHFATASVEPKAKLAEFRVSADNMIDVGAEITVEHFVAGQKVDVTGTTIGKGFQGVIKRHHMGGGRATHGNSVSHRTHGSTGQRQDPGKVFKGKKMAGHMGDTRVTTQNVEIVSTDADRGLILIRGAVPGTKGAWILVRDAAKVALPANAPKPAAIRVATKNEAPATEGAE